One genomic region from Sphingomonas paeninsulae encodes:
- a CDS encoding arylesterase has translation MFRNLPPYVVALLLLQPLAGCSDQNSAANRSTNVQTAAEPTPKATAKLVVAFGDSLYAGYGVLPSESFPTELQKALTARGVSVTVQNAGVSGDTSSAGLRRLAFTLDGLTRKPDLFMVNLGGNDMLRGIAPAETRTNLIAICKELKKRGIPIMLTGMVAAPNMGGDYARGFNPIYADLAKKFDATLYPFFLDGVVSDPALMQADRMHPNPHGVDVIVNKITPLVASTLGK, from the coding sequence TTGTTCCGAAATTTACCCCCATATGTGGTCGCGCTGCTGCTGCTCCAACCGTTGGCGGGGTGTTCGGATCAAAATAGTGCTGCGAACAGGTCGACAAACGTACAGACTGCCGCTGAACCTACACCAAAAGCGACGGCAAAACTCGTCGTTGCGTTCGGGGACAGCCTTTACGCAGGCTATGGTGTTTTGCCGTCGGAAAGTTTTCCGACTGAGTTGCAAAAGGCGCTGACGGCACGGGGCGTTTCGGTGACGGTGCAGAACGCGGGCGTATCGGGTGATACGAGTTCAGCCGGCTTGCGGCGTCTGGCATTCACTCTGGATGGCCTGACGCGGAAGCCCGATCTGTTCATGGTCAACCTCGGCGGCAATGACATGTTGCGTGGGATCGCCCCTGCGGAAACCCGGACAAACCTCATCGCTATCTGTAAGGAGCTGAAAAAGCGGGGCATCCCAATCATGCTGACAGGCATGGTGGCCGCACCCAATATGGGCGGCGATTACGCACGCGGGTTCAACCCGATCTACGCCGATCTCGCAAAAAAGTTCGATGCCACGCTATACCCCTTTTTTCTGGATGGCGTCGTATCCGACCCGGCGTTGATGCAGGCAGATCGGATGCACCCCAATCCGCATGGCGTGGATGTCATCGTCAACAAGATCACACCGCTGGTCGCGTCCACACTCGGCAAATAA
- a CDS encoding ABC transporter ATP-binding protein, producing MPVNSDADIAIRARNVTLTLGTREAPTEILKGIDLDIERGASVAILGPSGSGKSSLMAILSGLEQASGGEVVVAGVGYRGLNEDALARARRGRIGIVLQSFHLLPTMTALENVAIPLELAGASDAFARATSELQAVGLGHRIDHYPVQLSGGEQQRVAIARAVAGRPEIVFADEPTGNLDGATSGSIIDLLFARQAAAAATLLIITHDPSLAERCDRVLEMQDGRIVSDRTA from the coding sequence ATGCCAGTCAACTCAGATGCCGATATCGCAATCCGTGCGCGCAATGTCACCCTCACGCTTGGGACACGTGAAGCCCCGACCGAGATATTGAAGGGGATCGACCTAGACATCGAACGCGGGGCCAGCGTCGCGATCCTTGGACCGTCGGGGTCAGGCAAGTCGTCGTTGATGGCTATCCTGTCCGGTCTTGAACAGGCGAGCGGTGGCGAAGTGGTCGTGGCGGGCGTCGGGTATCGCGGGTTGAACGAGGACGCACTGGCGCGTGCGAGACGCGGGCGGATCGGCATTGTCCTTCAGAGTTTCCACCTGTTGCCGACAATGACCGCGCTGGAAAACGTCGCTATTCCGCTAGAGTTGGCGGGCGCGTCCGATGCTTTTGCGCGGGCCACGAGCGAGTTGCAGGCAGTCGGGTTAGGCCATCGTATCGACCATTATCCGGTTCAGCTATCCGGCGGTGAGCAACAGCGTGTTGCCATTGCCCGCGCCGTCGCAGGGCGACCGGAAATCGTATTTGCCGACGAACCGACCGGCAATCTGGATGGCGCAACCAGCGGTTCGATCATCGACCTGTTATTTGCGCGACAGGCTGCTGCCGCTGCGACGCTGCTGATTATCACGCACGACCCGTCACTGGCGGAGCGATGCGATCGGGTTCTCGAAATGCAGGATGGCCGGATCGTATCGGACCGCACCGCGTGA